A portion of the Rhizophagus irregularis chromosome 17, complete sequence genome contains these proteins:
- a CDS encoding uncharacterized protein (SECRETED:cutsite_ATA-TS; SECRETED:prob_0.3041); SECRETED:SignalP(1-19), whose amino-acid sequence MKYSIILFTICFALAVATATSAATLASKKRSLIIGKGDWVSSRAVNGFVKRAKKDDNNKEDDKKNKKEDNKNNDNKDDNKNKDNKNNDDKDDKNDNGKGKPVDAQITFYSGDSLKNSACYGNNGLRNYDANENDMIAAMHMNELELCFDCIEIRNPANNKNIIVKVIDKCAGCPPDGNNVDLTPFAFKQLADIILGRVNIEWRPLNKCPDKGRWPIFEEIDRSN is encoded by the coding sequence atgaaatattctattattttattcactATTTGCTTTGCTCTTGCGGTAGCTACCGCAACTAGTGCAGCCACATTAGCATCCAAGAAGAGAAGTTTGATTATTGGAAAAGGCGATTGGGTTTCCTCAAGAGCAGTCAATGGTTTTGTTAAACGTGCCAAGAAAGATGATAACAACAAAGAAGACgataaaaagaacaaaaaagaagataacAAGAATAACGACAACAAAGACgataataagaataaagataacaaaaataatgatgataaagatgataaaaatgataacgGAAAAGGCAAGCCTGTTGATGCCCAGATAACATTTTATTCTGGAGATAGTCTTAAAAATTCGGCCTGTTACGGTAACAACGGATTGAGAAATTATGATGCTAATGAAAATGATATGATTGCTGCTATGCATATGAACGAACTTGAATTGTGTTTTGATTGCATTGAAATTAGAAATCCTGcgaacaataaaaatataattgtaaaagtTATTGATAAATGTGCTGGTTGTCCCCCAGATGGTAATAATGTTGATTTAACTCCTTTCGCTTTTAAACAATTGGCTGATATTATCTTAGGCAGAGTCAATATTGAATGGCGTCCTTTGAATAAATGTCCAGATAAAGGAAGATGGCCAATTTTCGAAGAAATTGATAGATCTAATTAG